A section of the Sphaerobacter thermophilus DSM 20745 genome encodes:
- a CDS encoding ABC transporter substrate-binding protein, protein MPGLTGHRRLLSIAILIGALVLAACGGSSDSEPTTASGNTGDPGSTPAPSDTAPGSSDLDGPIVFADFGWDSAYFHNRVAQFILEHGYGYETTSVPGETVPLTQGMIRGDVHVATEFWADQNPPFLEAVEEGTILDLGTNYGESVQGFYVPTYVIEGDPERGIEPMAPDLKSVEDLPKYKDLFQDPEDPSKGRFYDCIAGWECEQVNAAKFAAYGLDEHYNRFLPGSATALASSLVAAYEKGEPWFGYYWGPTWIFGLLDLTKIEEPPYSDECWEHILEGKEACAYPDVQVRIGVNAEFAEKAPDVVEFLENYETTFDQTSAALLYMHDNEAEPEEAAIWFLKEYEEQWTQWVPEDVAAKVRDALASS, encoded by the coding sequence ATGCCTGGGCTTACAGGGCATCGGCGTTTGCTCTCGATCGCCATCCTCATCGGCGCGCTCGTGCTCGCCGCATGCGGCGGAAGCAGCGACTCGGAACCGACGACCGCATCCGGCAACACGGGCGACCCCGGCAGTACCCCGGCTCCATCCGACACCGCTCCCGGCTCATCAGACCTCGACGGCCCGATCGTCTTCGCCGACTTCGGCTGGGACAGCGCCTACTTCCACAACCGGGTGGCGCAGTTCATTCTCGAACACGGTTACGGCTACGAGACGACGAGCGTTCCCGGCGAGACCGTCCCGCTGACGCAGGGGATGATCCGGGGCGACGTCCACGTCGCGACCGAGTTCTGGGCCGATCAGAACCCGCCGTTCCTGGAGGCGGTGGAAGAGGGCACCATCCTTGACCTTGGCACCAACTATGGCGAGTCGGTCCAGGGTTTCTACGTGCCGACCTACGTCATCGAGGGTGACCCCGAGCGCGGCATCGAGCCGATGGCTCCGGACCTGAAGTCGGTCGAAGACCTCCCGAAGTACAAGGACCTCTTCCAGGATCCGGAGGACCCGAGCAAGGGTCGGTTCTACGACTGCATCGCCGGCTGGGAGTGCGAGCAGGTCAACGCTGCCAAGTTCGCCGCCTACGGCCTGGATGAGCACTACAACCGCTTCCTGCCCGGCTCCGCAACCGCGCTCGCCTCGTCGCTCGTGGCCGCGTACGAAAAGGGCGAGCCGTGGTTCGGCTACTACTGGGGCCCGACCTGGATCTTCGGCCTGCTCGATCTGACCAAGATCGAGGAGCCGCCCTACTCCGACGAGTGCTGGGAGCACATCCTCGAGGGCAAGGAGGCGTGCGCCTACCCCGACGTCCAGGTGCGGATCGGCGTCAATGCCGAGTTCGCCGAGAAGGCACCGGACGTAGTGGAGTTCCTCGAAAACTACGAGACGACCTTCGACCAGACGAGCGCCGCGCTCCTGTACATGCACGACAACGAGGCGGAGCCTGAGGAAGCCGCCATCTGGTTCCTGAAGGAGTACGAGGAGCAATGGACCCAGTGGGTGCCTGAAGACGTCGCCGCCAAGGTGCGGGACGCACTGGCCTCGAGCTAA
- a CDS encoding FAD-dependent monooxygenase, with translation MRVLIAGGGISGLVTARALCLRGFDVTVFERLPELRPAGAGIMLAANATAALGELGLVEPIVAVSSPLVSVETRSWRGEPLTYIPSAEIDRRLGAPSVGIHRADLLRVLFDALDPGVVRFGAEITGFDQDRDGVTVHLASGESERGDLLIGADGIHSAVRARLLADGPPRYAGYTAWRGVTTCEAAPPGAAIELLGRGARFGMAPVGGGRTYWWATANEPAGEIDPPVGRKADLEQRFDGWWEPVQALLASTPESEILRNDILDREPVDRWGVGRVTLLGDAAHPMTPNLGQGACQAIEDAVALAAALEGSRDIVAALRAYETARQSRTARITRLARRMGQVFQWEHPIACRLRDTALRLTPPTLTRRQAEGMLRGG, from the coding sequence ATGCGGGTACTCATCGCCGGCGGCGGCATCAGTGGGCTGGTCACGGCGCGTGCGCTGTGCCTGCGCGGGTTCGACGTGACCGTCTTCGAGCGTCTGCCGGAGCTGCGCCCCGCCGGGGCCGGGATCATGCTGGCGGCCAACGCGACGGCGGCACTGGGTGAACTGGGGCTGGTCGAGCCGATCGTGGCGGTCAGCAGCCCCCTCGTGTCGGTTGAGACCCGCTCCTGGCGCGGTGAACCCCTAACGTACATCCCAAGTGCGGAGATCGACCGCCGCCTCGGTGCGCCGAGCGTCGGTATCCATCGGGCGGACTTGTTGCGGGTGCTCTTCGATGCGCTCGATCCGGGCGTGGTTCGCTTCGGCGCCGAGATCACCGGCTTCGACCAGGACCGGGACGGGGTGACGGTGCACCTGGCCTCGGGCGAGTCGGAGCGCGGTGACCTGTTGATCGGCGCCGATGGGATCCACTCGGCGGTGCGCGCCCGGCTGCTCGCCGATGGGCCGCCCCGCTACGCGGGCTACACCGCCTGGCGTGGCGTCACGACCTGCGAGGCGGCGCCGCCGGGCGCGGCGATCGAGTTGCTGGGGCGGGGGGCTCGCTTCGGCATGGCGCCGGTCGGCGGCGGGCGTACCTACTGGTGGGCTACGGCCAACGAACCGGCCGGGGAGATCGACCCGCCTGTGGGGCGCAAGGCAGATCTGGAGCAGCGCTTCGACGGGTGGTGGGAGCCGGTCCAGGCGTTGCTCGCCTCCACGCCGGAGTCCGAGATCCTGCGCAACGACATCCTGGACCGCGAGCCGGTGGACCGCTGGGGCGTCGGGCGGGTGACGCTTCTCGGCGACGCAGCCCACCCGATGACGCCCAACCTGGGCCAGGGTGCGTGTCAGGCGATCGAGGACGCGGTCGCGCTGGCGGCCGCCCTGGAGGGGAGCAGGGACATCGTCGCGGCGCTGCGCGCCTATGAGACGGCTCGCCAATCGCGCACCGCGCGGATCACGCGCCTGGCCCGGCGCATGGGTCAGGTGTTCCAGTGGGAGCATCCCATCGCCTGCCGGCTGCGCGACACAGCACTGCGACTGACCCCGCCCACGCTGACGCGGCGTCAAGCCGAGGGGATGCTGCGCGGCGGGTGA
- a CDS encoding TetR/AcrR family transcriptional regulator yields MARTKEFDPDAALQAAMELFWAKGYEATSVADLVEHLGIGRGSLYATFGDKHQLYLAALRRYQETQPPVVELLSQPGPVLPAVRALVERYAEEAACDTERRGCMLVNAVTERLPADRQVARVVEAGWDTLETALTAALIRARAQGELSPDKDPRALARFLLVVLQGIRVVGKGEASASRVRDAAAQAFAILT; encoded by the coding sequence ATGGCACGCACCAAGGAGTTCGATCCCGACGCGGCGCTGCAGGCGGCGATGGAGCTCTTCTGGGCGAAGGGATACGAGGCGACATCGGTCGCTGACCTTGTCGAGCACCTGGGGATCGGCCGCGGCAGCCTCTATGCCACGTTCGGCGACAAGCACCAGTTGTACCTGGCGGCACTCCGCCGGTATCAGGAGACGCAGCCCCCGGTCGTGGAGCTCCTATCGCAGCCGGGCCCGGTCTTGCCGGCGGTCCGCGCGCTGGTCGAACGCTATGCAGAAGAAGCGGCGTGCGACACGGAGCGTCGCGGCTGCATGCTGGTCAACGCCGTCACCGAGCGCCTGCCCGCCGACCGGCAGGTAGCGCGCGTGGTGGAGGCGGGCTGGGATACGCTGGAAACCGCGCTGACCGCGGCGTTGATCCGGGCCCGGGCGCAGGGCGAACTATCCCCCGACAAGGACCCGCGGGCGCTCGCCCGCTTCCTGCTCGTTGTCCTTCAGGGCATCCGCGTCGTCGGCAAGGGTGAGGCGTCGGCTTCCCGCGTGCGCGACGCGGCGGCGCAGGCTTTCGCGATCCTCACGTAA
- a CDS encoding quaternary amine ABC transporter ATP-binding protein, whose protein sequence is MQHDDIVLDVRRVTKIFGGDRDRTLQLIAQGATKAEIQEQTGAVVGVRDASFTVRRGEFFVIMGLSGSGKSTLVRCLIRLVEPSSGQIFIDGQDITQLSDAELREVRRHKTAMVFQHYGLLPHKTVLENAAYGLKTRGVPKEEREQAARAAIERVGLKGWEDYRPRALSGGMQQRVGLARALAHNPDLLLMDEPFSGLDPLIRKQLRREFAAMQEEAGLTTILVTHDLDEALTLGDRIAVMRDGQIIQIATPDELITNPADAYVASFVEGASASRFLTAAQIMDRDVTTVSAADDTDAVRRHLHSRSARSAFVINGNGTVRGLIPSEDLSRISSNGDRRAWETAVRQAVTAEQDTPLPDLVPLALKSRYPLGVVDHAGRLVGQITKNALLKALADDIEADEGSTPDARQPNTRDGATHVERVS, encoded by the coding sequence ATGCAACACGACGACATCGTCCTCGACGTCAGGCGGGTAACGAAGATCTTCGGCGGTGATCGCGACCGCACCCTCCAACTTATCGCCCAGGGTGCGACCAAGGCCGAGATTCAGGAGCAGACCGGCGCCGTCGTCGGAGTCCGTGACGCCAGCTTCACGGTCCGACGCGGCGAGTTCTTCGTCATCATGGGCCTGTCGGGCAGCGGCAAGTCGACCCTGGTGCGCTGCCTGATCCGCCTGGTCGAGCCCTCCAGCGGACAGATCTTCATCGACGGCCAGGACATCACGCAGCTCTCCGACGCCGAGCTGCGCGAGGTCCGGCGCCACAAGACCGCGATGGTCTTTCAGCACTACGGACTCCTCCCCCACAAGACCGTGCTGGAGAACGCCGCCTACGGGCTGAAGACGCGCGGGGTCCCCAAGGAAGAGCGCGAGCAGGCCGCGCGGGCCGCGATCGAGCGCGTTGGGCTCAAGGGCTGGGAAGACTACCGGCCACGGGCGCTCAGTGGCGGAATGCAGCAGCGGGTGGGACTGGCTCGCGCCCTGGCGCACAACCCCGACCTCCTGCTGATGGACGAGCCCTTCAGTGGGCTCGACCCGCTGATCCGCAAGCAACTCCGCCGGGAGTTCGCCGCGATGCAGGAGGAGGCGGGGCTCACCACGATCCTCGTCACCCACGACCTGGACGAGGCCCTCACGCTCGGCGACCGCATCGCGGTGATGCGCGACGGCCAGATCATCCAGATCGCCACGCCGGACGAGCTGATCACTAACCCGGCGGACGCCTACGTCGCCAGCTTCGTCGAGGGCGCCTCGGCCAGTCGCTTCCTGACCGCGGCGCAGATCATGGACCGCGATGTCACCACCGTCAGCGCCGCGGACGACACCGACGCCGTGCGCCGGCACCTGCATTCCCGATCCGCCCGCAGTGCATTCGTCATCAACGGGAACGGCACGGTGCGGGGTCTGATCCCGAGCGAAGATCTGTCGCGCATCAGCAGTAACGGCGACCGGCGCGCCTGGGAGACGGCGGTCCGCCAGGCAGTGACGGCGGAGCAGGACACGCCGCTACCCGACCTCGTCCCGCTGGCCCTCAAGTCCCGCTACCCGCTCGGCGTGGTCGATCACGCGGGCCGGCTCGTGGGGCAAATCACCAAGAACGCCCTCCTGAAGGCGCTGGCAGACGACATCGAAGCGGACGAGGGATCGACGCCCGACGCACGCCAGCCGAACACACGGGACGGAGCAACGCATGTGGAACGAGTTTCCTGA
- a CDS encoding MFS transporter, whose amino-acid sequence MSSAEPLRSVATIDRNDRERSGPCRSGPAGRPGAAFALLAAVQVALILAITVITVPLPAIQRDFDLTRGELALLGAAYGLSFSGLLLLGGRLADITGRRRVLRVGAGLFGLASVAAGLAPVFPALLAARFLQGIGAALAAPSALALLSDVFSDVDRRTRAVAAWGSLSAVGAVSGVLLSGVAATWVPWRWIIAFPAWVAALAAFTVPRLLPSPPPVRGRLDVLGALLATGGLTALSYGLVTTLDQPWSAPGVVGPLAGGVGLLGAFIVAEARAPAPLLPLSFFTSVPRIVALAAILVASGGISTSLFILSLYFQQVHGRSPLQTSTLLLPYGLVAIAGPVAGRLIPRVGAPMVTVAGLLVAASGLLLLSRMDVAAAYRAPTLVGLLLLPVGIGLTFAGATVGALVGILDHQAGVAGGIVNTALEAGPTIGLAALLSLAGVQTAHLSERGLTSAAATTGGYAFALIAAAVAFTLTAVATVAVHRAARHASRARCSDPIG is encoded by the coding sequence ATGTCCAGCGCTGAGCCACTCCGGAGCGTCGCCACCATTGACCGGAATGACCGGGAGCGGAGCGGTCCGTGCCGGAGCGGGCCCGCGGGCCGTCCCGGTGCCGCGTTCGCCCTGCTGGCCGCCGTCCAAGTCGCCCTGATCCTGGCCATCACGGTCATCACCGTGCCGCTGCCTGCGATCCAGCGCGACTTCGACCTGACCCGCGGCGAGCTGGCGCTGCTGGGCGCGGCGTACGGCCTGTCGTTCAGCGGCTTGCTCCTGCTGGGCGGCCGGCTCGCGGACATCACCGGTCGGCGTCGCGTCTTGCGGGTCGGTGCTGGGCTGTTTGGGCTGGCCTCGGTAGCGGCCGGGCTCGCCCCCGTGTTTCCCGCGTTGCTGGCCGCCCGGTTCCTGCAGGGGATTGGCGCTGCGCTCGCCGCACCGTCGGCCCTCGCCCTCCTCAGCGACGTGTTTTCCGATGTGGATCGCCGTACCCGAGCGGTCGCAGCCTGGGGCAGCCTCTCAGCGGTCGGTGCCGTGTCCGGGGTGCTGTTGTCCGGCGTGGCGGCGACCTGGGTGCCGTGGCGCTGGATCATCGCGTTCCCCGCCTGGGTTGCCGCACTTGCCGCCTTCACTGTGCCGCGGCTGCTGCCGAGCCCACCTCCCGTTCGCGGGCGGCTCGACGTGCTCGGCGCGCTCCTGGCGACCGGCGGGCTGACGGCGCTGAGCTACGGACTCGTCACCACTCTCGATCAGCCCTGGTCGGCGCCGGGCGTGGTCGGCCCCCTCGCCGGCGGTGTCGGGTTGCTCGGCGCGTTCATCGTCGCGGAGGCACGGGCACCGGCGCCGTTGCTGCCGCTCTCGTTCTTCACGTCGGTCCCCAGGATCGTCGCGCTGGCGGCGATCCTGGTCGCCTCCGGCGGCATCAGCACGAGTCTCTTCATCCTCTCGCTCTACTTCCAGCAGGTGCACGGGCGCTCACCCCTGCAGACCAGCACCCTGCTCCTGCCGTACGGGCTGGTCGCCATCGCCGGGCCGGTTGCGGGTCGCCTGATCCCGCGCGTCGGTGCGCCGATGGTCACGGTAGCCGGGCTCCTGGTCGCTGCGAGCGGCCTGCTCCTCCTGAGCCGGATGGATGTCGCGGCGGCGTACAGGGCACCCACGCTCGTGGGGCTCCTCCTGCTCCCGGTCGGCATCGGCCTGACCTTCGCGGGCGCCACCGTCGGGGCGCTCGTGGGCATCCTCGACCATCAGGCGGGAGTGGCCGGCGGCATCGTCAACACCGCACTGGAGGCCGGCCCGACGATCGGCCTCGCGGCGCTGCTGTCGCTGGCCGGCGTCCAGACCGCCCACCTCAGCGAGCGCGGGCTTACCTCCGCTGCCGCCACCACTGGCGGATACGCCTTCGCCCTCATCGCCGCCGCGGTCGCGTTCACGCTCACAGCGGTCGCCACCGTCGCAGTGCACCGGGCCGCGCGGCATGCGAGCCGGGCCCGGTGCTCCGATCCCATAGGCTAG
- a CDS encoding MFS transporter, which yields MKLPWVLQHPPLRVILVLTAMAGVAVGLVIPFLTLTARDRGVSLDAIGVMASSYLIAQMLLQLPMGVLSDRIGRRLPIALGLLVEAGATVGYITADSALSFITLRVVQGVGLAMLYPALRALIVDVTPNERRGQAYAGFGAAYSAGLLFAPMLGGIVAETVGVNALFLSAAAVEVLVAIGGLVFLQGDAGPRPVVATGETERIPFRALLVAPLIGAFILSFASQFQIGLFSGIWSIYLADIGASDFEVGLSFSTFSIAYLLIAPVGGRLADAGARWRRLLVANLLISGIIIIYGLVPSVPVILLLGLVEGAIATVQQPSLDAYLASVSDPRIQGRVQGAFTTMGMTGAAVSAFLGSVLYGIAPVIPFLTGGVVLGLLTVVAVLRFIRPTELSGYRLQPAPVAAVASSDTDAR from the coding sequence ATGAAGCTGCCCTGGGTGCTCCAACACCCTCCACTCCGCGTGATCCTTGTGTTGACCGCCATGGCCGGAGTCGCGGTCGGCCTGGTGATCCCGTTCCTGACACTCACGGCGCGGGATCGCGGGGTCTCCCTGGACGCGATCGGCGTCATGGCGTCCAGCTACCTGATCGCCCAGATGCTGCTCCAACTGCCGATGGGGGTCCTGTCGGACCGTATCGGCCGGAGGCTGCCGATCGCTCTCGGGCTGCTGGTGGAGGCGGGGGCGACGGTCGGCTATATCACGGCCGACAGCGCGCTATCCTTCATCACGCTGCGCGTCGTGCAGGGGGTCGGCCTGGCGATGCTCTACCCGGCGCTGCGGGCCCTGATCGTCGATGTCACCCCGAACGAACGGCGCGGGCAGGCGTACGCCGGGTTCGGGGCAGCCTACAGCGCCGGGCTGCTCTTTGCCCCCATGCTCGGCGGCATCGTGGCCGAAACGGTCGGGGTCAATGCACTCTTCCTGAGCGCCGCCGCTGTCGAGGTGCTGGTTGCGATCGGCGGGCTGGTGTTCCTGCAGGGTGACGCCGGTCCCCGCCCGGTCGTCGCGACCGGTGAGACGGAGCGCATCCCATTCCGGGCGCTGCTCGTCGCGCCGCTCATCGGGGCCTTCATTCTCTCCTTTGCCAGCCAGTTCCAGATCGGGCTCTTCTCCGGTATCTGGAGCATCTACCTGGCCGACATCGGAGCCAGCGATTTCGAGGTCGGGCTGTCGTTCAGCACCTTTTCGATCGCGTACCTGCTGATCGCTCCGGTCGGCGGACGGCTGGCGGATGCGGGCGCCCGTTGGCGGCGGCTGCTCGTCGCGAACCTGTTGATAAGCGGGATCATCATCATCTACGGCCTTGTCCCGTCGGTGCCCGTCATCCTCTTGCTGGGGCTGGTGGAGGGGGCCATCGCCACGGTGCAGCAGCCGTCGCTCGACGCCTACCTCGCCTCGGTGTCGGACCCGCGGATCCAGGGACGCGTCCAGGGGGCGTTCACCACCATGGGCATGACCGGCGCGGCCGTGAGCGCCTTCCTCGGCTCGGTCCTCTATGGGATCGCCCCGGTGATCCCGTTCCTGACCGGCGGCGTGGTCCTCGGTCTCCTGACGGTTGTCGCCGTGCTCCGCTTCATCCGCCCGACCGAGCTGAGTGGATACCGCCTGCAACCGGCGCCGGTCGCGGCCGTCGCCTCATCCGACACGGACGCGCGCTAA
- a CDS encoding MmgE/PrpD family protein, giving the protein MFHAERMADFALGLRFDDLPDAVVETAVRVVADTLACAVGAIGEPGPAILRRYAIERGGRPEATLLGGEERVDLPLAALVNGALARDLDANDLYAAPPGRDAGHFSDAIPAVLAAAEAAGASGRELLTAVVVAYEIQAALSEAYRWMDRGLHSVSQVAWAVPAAAGRLLGLSREQIVSAIGLAGTTGGLILQSWLKPSLAIPMVKGGAPGFAGQAGLQAALLARAGFTAPPDALETLFDRLPSDADPTPFERLAPPYAFTTPRTMLKRYPAQIYTQAAVQAAVELHPEVGNVDDIAVATVYGHRGVAAGVQGSAAAYTPESRATADHSTPFVVAVALRDGDLTPASYQGEPWKDPALRDLMQRVDLVIDPAFERALVEEGRFGCRLVVEMLDGRRLEAMVEQQRGHPDNPLSRDELLAKMRGFTDPVLGDGAAERLLAAAEALPQATGVDALIAACRPA; this is encoded by the coding sequence ATGTTCCACGCCGAAAGGATGGCCGATTTCGCGCTCGGGTTGCGCTTCGACGACCTGCCGGACGCGGTGGTGGAGACCGCCGTGCGGGTCGTAGCCGATACCCTGGCGTGCGCGGTCGGAGCGATCGGCGAACCTGGCCCGGCGATCCTGCGACGCTATGCAATTGAGCGCGGCGGGCGGCCGGAGGCGACGCTGCTCGGCGGAGAGGAGCGCGTGGATCTGCCGCTAGCGGCGCTGGTGAATGGGGCGCTGGCACGAGACCTGGACGCGAACGACCTCTACGCCGCGCCGCCGGGCCGGGATGCGGGACACTTCTCCGACGCCATCCCGGCAGTGCTGGCGGCGGCGGAAGCGGCCGGTGCGAGCGGTCGGGAGCTGCTCACAGCGGTCGTAGTGGCCTATGAGATCCAGGCCGCGCTGTCCGAGGCGTATCGCTGGATGGACCGGGGGCTCCACTCGGTCAGCCAGGTGGCCTGGGCCGTGCCGGCCGCGGCCGGGCGGCTGCTCGGGTTGAGCCGCGAGCAGATCGTCTCGGCGATCGGGCTGGCCGGGACAACCGGCGGGCTGATCCTCCAGTCATGGCTCAAGCCGTCGCTGGCGATCCCGATGGTGAAGGGGGGTGCGCCTGGCTTCGCTGGGCAGGCGGGCCTGCAGGCGGCGCTGCTGGCGCGCGCCGGGTTCACTGCGCCGCCGGATGCGCTGGAGACCTTGTTCGACCGCCTGCCGTCCGACGCCGACCCGACGCCGTTCGAACGGCTGGCTCCCCCCTACGCCTTCACGACGCCGCGCACCATGCTGAAGCGGTATCCGGCGCAGATCTACACCCAGGCGGCGGTGCAGGCCGCGGTCGAGCTCCACCCAGAGGTCGGCAACGTCGACGATATCGCCGTGGCGACAGTGTACGGCCACCGCGGGGTAGCGGCCGGGGTGCAGGGCTCGGCGGCGGCGTACACGCCCGAGAGCCGGGCGACGGCCGACCACAGCACCCCCTTCGTCGTGGCTGTCGCGCTCCGGGACGGCGACCTCACCCCGGCGAGCTACCAGGGCGAGCCGTGGAAGGATCCGGCGCTGCGTGATCTGATGCAGCGGGTCGACCTCGTTATTGACCCGGCCTTCGAGCGGGCGCTGGTCGAGGAGGGGCGCTTCGGCTGCCGGCTGGTGGTGGAGATGCTCGACGGCCGGCGCCTGGAGGCGATGGTGGAGCAGCAGCGCGGTCACCCGGACAACCCGCTGTCTCGCGACGAGCTGCTGGCTAAGATGCGCGGCTTCACCGACCCGGTGCTCGGCGACGGTGCTGCCGAGCGGCTGCTGGCCGCGGCCGAGGCCTTGCCGCAGGCTACCGGGGTGGACGCACTCATCGCCGCCTGCCGCCCGGCGTAA
- a CDS encoding rhomboid family intramembrane serine protease encodes MLPYADEPQPSARRFPAVTLAIIAVCIAVFAQEVSLGPEEVQAFGERWGFIPDEFWAGRGLVTLVTSLFLHGGLLHIAGNMLFLWVFGDNVEDQLGHGTFALFYLASGVVANIVFAVAFPDSIQPLVGASGAIAGVLAAYLLLFPRAMVRTLLAFGPFITLGRVSAAILIGFWFLLQVIQGAISVLPIAPGSDVAFLAHVGGFVFGLIATGTIREVRDQSLGDWSGRRWWSRSFRNWLLVAVVVTVLLAGSQLLFTGGEAATGTLARLTVGAGVVALALLDGVARLLGRRGILGTGPRTNKLVALAQILAALGLAGTMFTG; translated from the coding sequence GTGCTACCCTACGCCGACGAACCGCAACCCAGCGCACGCCGTTTCCCCGCGGTCACCCTCGCCATCATCGCCGTCTGCATCGCCGTCTTCGCCCAGGAGGTCTCACTCGGGCCGGAGGAAGTCCAGGCGTTCGGCGAGCGCTGGGGCTTCATCCCTGACGAGTTCTGGGCCGGCCGTGGCCTGGTGACGCTCGTCACGTCACTCTTTCTCCACGGCGGCTTGCTCCACATCGCGGGGAACATGCTCTTCCTCTGGGTGTTCGGCGACAACGTGGAGGACCAGCTTGGACACGGCACCTTCGCCCTCTTCTATCTGGCGAGCGGCGTGGTGGCCAACATCGTCTTCGCGGTCGCCTTCCCCGATTCCATCCAACCGCTTGTCGGCGCGAGCGGTGCCATCGCGGGAGTACTGGCCGCGTATCTCCTCCTCTTCCCGCGAGCCATGGTCCGGACCCTCCTCGCGTTCGGCCCGTTCATCACGCTGGGCCGCGTCTCGGCGGCCATCCTCATCGGCTTCTGGTTCCTCCTGCAGGTGATCCAGGGTGCCATCTCGGTGTTGCCGATCGCGCCGGGGTCCGACGTCGCCTTCCTGGCACACGTCGGCGGCTTCGTCTTCGGGCTGATCGCGACCGGGACGATCCGAGAGGTGCGCGATCAATCCCTCGGCGACTGGAGCGGGCGCCGCTGGTGGAGCCGCTCGTTCCGCAACTGGCTGCTCGTCGCGGTGGTGGTCACCGTTCTGCTCGCGGGGAGCCAACTGCTCTTTACTGGCGGCGAGGCGGCGACCGGGACACTGGCTCGCCTCACCGTCGGGGCGGGCGTCGTCGCGCTGGCCCTGCTCGACGGCGTGGCTCGCCTCCTCGGGCGGCGCGGCATCCTCGGCACCGGCCCGCGCACCAACAAGCTCGTTGCCCTCGCCCAGATCCTCGCCGCCCTCGGCCTTGCCGGGACGATGTTCACGGGGTAG
- a CDS encoding MFS transporter — MGRTTVPGHGDAARATMPAGTSVLHSLRAYPGFRILFGSTLGTNSAFWMWNIAAGWLALEMTNSPFFVGLTGFLGGIPTLIFSIPGGVILDRVDRRLVLLLAQGMVTVVASVVALLLMFDRMLPWHLLIAAFLNGTAMAFVFPTRNALVANLVPAHDLANAVALNAAGQNATRVVGPALAGPLIASLGVVGTFFACTASQVAAFVITLKLPSARPSPSAVRRTLWGSLIEGLSVIWRSEYLTGLMILAAVPTMLVMPYSNLLPVFAEHELGIGASGLGLLMAVNGAGAVLASLLVAGWRRLTDLPGVQVWTAAGFATVVLAFSWTPSPLLASVLTFMAGALSAIYLAVNNTKIHLSVDDSVRGRVLGVYLLTWGLLPVGTLPAGAIANRYGAPVAMTVLTLLALALILLTTLRFRALLRGEPPRVEAARQRG; from the coding sequence ATGGGGAGAACCACGGTCCCCGGGCACGGCGATGCCGCGCGTGCCACGATGCCGGCTGGGACGTCGGTCTTACATTCGCTCCGCGCGTACCCGGGGTTTCGGATCCTCTTCGGCAGCACCCTCGGGACCAACTCCGCGTTCTGGATGTGGAACATCGCGGCCGGGTGGCTGGCGCTCGAGATGACCAACTCGCCGTTCTTCGTCGGCCTCACCGGGTTCCTCGGCGGCATCCCGACGCTCATCTTCTCCATCCCCGGCGGCGTGATCCTCGACCGCGTTGACCGGCGGCTCGTGCTGTTGCTGGCGCAGGGAATGGTGACGGTGGTCGCCTCCGTCGTGGCGCTGCTGTTGATGTTCGACCGGATGCTCCCCTGGCACCTGCTGATCGCGGCTTTCCTCAACGGCACCGCAATGGCGTTCGTCTTCCCGACGCGCAACGCGCTTGTGGCCAACCTGGTTCCGGCGCACGACCTGGCGAATGCGGTCGCCTTGAACGCTGCCGGGCAGAATGCCACGCGGGTGGTCGGCCCGGCGCTGGCCGGCCCGTTGATCGCCTCGCTCGGTGTCGTCGGGACATTCTTCGCCTGCACCGCGTCGCAGGTCGCGGCCTTCGTCATCACCTTGAAGTTGCCTTCCGCACGGCCGTCGCCGTCGGCGGTTCGGCGGACGCTTTGGGGCAGCCTGATCGAGGGCCTGTCGGTCATCTGGCGCAGCGAATACCTGACCGGGCTGATGATTCTCGCCGCGGTGCCGACGATGCTGGTGATGCCGTACTCGAACCTGCTGCCGGTCTTCGCCGAGCACGAGTTAGGGATCGGCGCCTCCGGCCTCGGCTTGCTTATGGCCGTCAACGGCGCGGGCGCGGTGCTCGCCTCGCTGCTTGTTGCGGGCTGGCGGCGGCTGACCGATCTCCCGGGGGTGCAGGTCTGGACGGCGGCCGGGTTTGCTACCGTCGTGCTGGCGTTCTCCTGGACGCCGTCGCCGCTGCTGGCGAGCGTGCTGACCTTCATGGCCGGCGCATTGAGCGCCATCTACCTGGCGGTCAACAACACCAAGATCCACCTCAGCGTTGACGACAGCGTGCGCGGCCGGGTCCTCGGGGTCTACCTGCTGACCTGGGGACTGCTGCCGGTGGGGACACTCCCGGCCGGGGCAATCGCGAACCGGTACGGCGCACCGGTCGCGATGACGGTCCTTACCCTCCTGGCGCTCGCGCTGATCCTGCTGACCACGTTGCGGTTCCGCGCGCTCCTCCGGGGTGAGCCGCCACGCGTCGAGGCGGCCCGACAGCGGGGATAG